A region from the Mustela erminea isolate mMusErm1 chromosome 10, mMusErm1.Pri, whole genome shotgun sequence genome encodes:
- the MRPS15 gene encoding 28S ribosomal protein S15, mitochondrial translates to MLRTAWRALRSLRTQAVAQAPVLGLPDGACARPPSRQWALPCTRGVILQAVRGYAARKPVQPLQEDDPPPSTLLKDYQNIPGIEKFDDVVRRLLSLEMANQKEKLKIKQQQLMNKVVANPEDTSSLEARIVALTVKIRNYEEHMQKHRKDKAHKRYLLMSIDQRKKMLKTLRKTNYSVFEKTCKELGIEYTLPPLYNRKPHRRLAAKKALCIRVFQEAQKLKKQKRALKAKAAAAQKQGQKNTESSSKAEPEPMKENQ, encoded by the exons ATGCTGAGGACGGCGTGGAGGGCCCTGAGGTCACTTCGGACCCAGGCAGTAGCCCAGGCCCCAGTCCTTGGGCTGCCAGACGGAGCGTGTGCCAGGCCGCCCTCCCGCCAGTGGGCCCTTCCCTGTACTCGAG GTGTCATCCTCCAGGCCGTTCGCGGATATGCCGCCCGGAAACCAG TCCAGCCCCTCCAAGAAGATGACCCACCCCCTTCCACGCTGCTCAAAGACTACCAGAACATTCCTGGAATTGAGAA GTTTGACGACGTCGTGAGAAGACTCTTGTCTTTAGAAATGGCAAACCAG AAGGAGAAGCTAAAAATCAAGCAACAGCAGCTGATGAACAAGGTCGTGGCAAACCCTGAGGACACCAGCTCCCTGGAGGCTCGAA TTGTTGCCCTGACTGTCAAGATCCGCAATTATGAAGAGCACATGCAGAAACACCGAAAG GACAAAGCCCACAAGCGCTATCTGCTGATGAGCATTGACCAGAGGAAAAAGATGCTTAAAACCCTCCGTAAGACCAACTACAGTGTCTTCGAGAAGACATGCAAGGAACTGGGGATAGAGTACACCCTCCCTCCTCTGTACAATCGGAAACCCCACCGACGCTTGGCAGCCAAGAAGGCCCTGTGCATTCGG GTCTTCCAAGAGGCCCAAAAGCTCAAGAAGCAGAAAAGGGCCTTAAAAGCTAAAGCAGCAGCAGCCCAGAAACAAGGCCAGAAGAACACAGAGAGTTCTTCCAAAGCTGAACCAGAGCCaatgaaagaaaaccaataa